One Aegilops tauschii subsp. strangulata cultivar AL8/78 chromosome 7, Aet v6.0, whole genome shotgun sequence genomic window carries:
- the LOC123494812 gene encoding protein FAR1-RELATED SEQUENCE 5, whose protein sequence is MADVSHESMMEYYHISNKMFNSEDEGYTFYNKYGLEKGFSVRRSYVEWDGSNCHIILRKFVCSREGVREEKHMKRKMEDRKRRPRSITRVGCKAKLVIARQEETSQWFVKDFIDEHNHPLAPRDLSCLLRSHRRISDEQKADIADMEKSGIRKHHIMDIMCMQYGGYDEVGCIMRDIYNFCHANKKETISSGDAQTVINHMVARQEQDSDFFFRYLLDEAGHLKGLFWCDSQSRLDYEAFGDVIIFDSTYRTNKYNLPFVPFVGLNHHRNTVIFACGIISHETSQAYEWMLRTFSDAMGQKHPISVITDGDLAMQRAIRVVWPDSNHRLCIWHI, encoded by the coding sequence ATGGCGGACGTAAGTCATGAGTCAATGATGGAGTACtatcatatttccaacaagatgTTTAATAGTGAGGATGAAGGTTATACATTCTATAACAAATATGGTCTTGAGAAAGGTTTTAGTGTCCGGAGAAGCTATGTCGAGTGGGATGGATCCAACTGCCATATAATTTTAAGGAAATTTGTGTGTAGTCGTGAAGGGGTTCGTGAAGAGAAGCACATGAAGAGGAAGATGGAAGATAGAAAGAGGAGGCCACGGAGTATAACTCGTGTAGGGTGTAAAGCTAAATTGGTGATTGCAAGACAGGAGGAAACAAGTCAGTGGTTTGTCAAGGATTTCATCGATGAACACAACCATCCTCTAGCCCCACGGGATCTGTCGTGTCTTTTGCGTTCACACAGAAGAATTAGCGATGAGCAGAAAGCGGACATTGCAGACATGGAAAAATCTGGGATCAGAAAACACCATATTATGGATATTATGTGCATGCAGTACGGTGGATATGATGAGGTTGGATGCATTATGAGGGACATTTACAATTTCTGCCATGCTAACAAGAAGGAAACAATTTCTTCCGGGGATGCTCAAACGGTGATCAATCACATGGTGGCGAGGCAAGAGCAAGATTCAGATTTTTTCTTCAGGTACTTGCTTGATGAAGCTGGCCATCTGAAGGGACTGTTCTGGTGTGATAGTCAATCCCGACTTGACTACGAGGCTTTCGGAGACGTTATTATTTTTGATAGCACATACAGAACCAATAAGTACAATCTGCCATTTGTGCCGTTTGTCGGGTTGAATCACCACCGCAATACCGTTATTTTTGCATGTGGTATCATTTCACATGAAACAAGCCAGGCATACGAGTGGATGTTACGGACCTTTTCTGATGCTATGGGACAGAAGCATCCTATATCTGTGATCACGGATGGGGACCTTGCAATGCAGAGAGCAATCAGGGTGGTGTGGCCTGACTCAAACCATAGGCTCTGTATATGGCACATTTAG